In the Fimbriiglobus ruber genome, CCATCGGCCAATTTGTTCCCGGCAGGTTCGTCCTTCTCCGCCTGACTTTCGCCAGCGAAAGTCAGGCGAGTTCACAATGCTTGCCATCGCCAGCGTTTTGCGCTAGGGTCGGCCCATGACCGCCCTGCCACCCACATATCCACCACAGGACTTTCGCCAGCGAAAGTCCGCCTTACCCATCCCATCATCATGGTTACTTTCGCCGGCGAAAGTCCGCCGTGAGTCATTTCACTTTGCCTGGAGCGGGTTCACTCAGCCCGGCCCGAAGTCCGATGCTGGTAGCGTAAGCCGCCGGGCCGTTCGCCCGGTGCCAAAGGAGGGGACTTTCGCCGGCGAAAGTTGCATTAGGAGGCATCAGCAGGAGGATTGGGCTTATGGCTGTTAGATACGCGGTGACGCTGCATAAAGGCGGCGTCGGGAAAACAACGACGAGTGTGAATCTGTCGGGCGTTCTCGCCGAGCGTGGCCATCGCGTGTTGATTATTGATTGCGATTCCCAGGGCGACCTCTCGTCCGTTTTTCTCGACGCTCACGAGCAACTGCCCCACACCGTTGCCGACATCTTCGCCGATACCGGGATGCTGACCGAAGACTTGATCCGGCCGACCGCTTTCCCCAACATTTTTGTCATCCCGGCTGATCGTCGCTTAGAGCAGTTTGAACAAACCCACAACTTCAAGCAGGAGGATTTAACCCGCTGCCTGACCGATGCGATTGCCGAGGTGGAACACCGCTTCGATTACGTGATCCTCGACACCGCTACTCGGCCGCACCTGACCGGCTACGCCGCGCTCGTCGCCTGTGACGTGGCGGTTATCCCTTTGGAAGCCGCTCGCTTTTCTTTCCGTTCGGTGCAGTCCATCCGCTCCTACGTCGAACTGGAGAATGACGCCCGCTCTCTCAACCCGGCAATGGCGATCCGCTACTTCCTGTCGAAGAGCAAGAAAAACAAAGTGCATGACGCCTGCCGTGAAGCCCTGACCGACATTCTCGGTCCCCAGGCCCTGCTCAGGACCGAGATACCCGACAGCTCGGCGATCAACACCGCCTTGCATCTGCGCAAGCCGCTGGTCGTTCACTCGAAGAAATCGAAGCCGTCGGAAGCCTACCGCACCTTGATTAACGAACTTCAGGAGGTGACCCGTGGACAAGCTAACCACGCCAACCCGGCAGCAGCGTGAAATTCGGGCCGAGCTGGGCCAGACCCTGGGTAACTTCCACCCCGGGCAGTTGCCCTATCCCGACGCCCGAGCCGCCGAGCCGCCGGCAC is a window encoding:
- a CDS encoding ParA family protein, with translation MAVRYAVTLHKGGVGKTTTSVNLSGVLAERGHRVLIIDCDSQGDLSSVFLDAHEQLPHTVADIFADTGMLTEDLIRPTAFPNIFVIPADRRLEQFEQTHNFKQEDLTRCLTDAIAEVEHRFDYVILDTATRPHLTGYAALVACDVAVIPLEAARFSFRSVQSIRSYVELENDARSLNPAMAIRYFLSKSKKNKVHDACREALTDILGPQALLRTEIPDSSAINTALHLRKPLVVHSKKSKPSEAYRTLINELQEVTRGQANHANPAAA